The proteins below are encoded in one region of Pseudomonadota bacterium:
- a CDS encoding PAS domain S-box protein — MRTVVKHVLNACKNSCKTENVQEELRIVLTRLFDIMFLVGGVFGGIALIFSIYRSIQYGWYLAVFLHTGMYLSAMIILFFRRRISVIFIFSALLGLIYIDVLYSLIHMGLASAGFASLTVLCIFAGVFLGVRAGIIAMCAGVLTASLIGTGICTGMITMKPDIISHISAPAGWIIQIACFVVYVMPLILAINSIQQKMVRSLNESKETNKKLQAEILVRKRAVEELQESEKKYRNIFENAIEGIFQATPDGEVLNVNPSLARMAGFTSPQDMIECIKDIGQFYVNPEDRTRLRKLISEQGYAEGFEVQLYRQDRSIVLVSMNARAVCDGGGRCIYLEGTIEDITKRKSAEIALRESEEKYRTVVENSLVGSFIIQDNLFRFVNPLFCKISGYTYKEIIDKMSPLDIVLPDEREKVRKNLEKRMNGDTCQSEYELKAVRKDGKVITIKILGNFIMYNGKPASFGTLIDITKEVVLESQLRQAQKMEAIGTLAGGIAHDFNNIITVLIGFGTLLQMKMDEADPLRIYVEQILSASRKAVSLTQSLLAFSRQQPIALKPLNINNAVRGAEKLLKRLITEDIAFTTDLSAEDIAIMADPSQIDQILFNLVSNARDAMPKGGNLSITTKAFELDREFVLGHGFGEIGQYALVAVSDTGIGMDAKTKENIFDPFFTTKAIGKGTGLGLSTVYGIVKQHGGYITTDSWPNQGTTFNIYLPVVKSTADNIRPSVELIKGGKEIILVAEDDEDVRLFVKDILGEHGYTVIEAVNGKEAIERFREHKGISLLVLDSIMPHKNGIDVYNATKMFVPGIKALFMSGYTFDMVYDKGVDENEYDFITKPLLPDKFLNKVREILDRQS; from the coding sequence ATGAGAACAGTTGTAAAACATGTACTGAATGCCTGTAAAAATTCCTGTAAAACCGAAAATGTACAGGAAGAGTTGCGCATAGTCCTGACCCGGCTTTTCGATATAATGTTTCTGGTGGGCGGAGTTTTTGGGGGTATTGCGCTCATTTTTTCAATCTACCGGTCAATACAATACGGCTGGTATCTCGCAGTATTTTTACATACGGGCATGTATCTCTCTGCCATGATTATTCTTTTTTTTCGCCGACGGATATCTGTCATTTTCATATTTTCAGCATTGCTTGGTCTTATCTATATAGATGTTCTGTATTCTCTTATCCACATGGGGCTTGCGAGCGCAGGTTTTGCGAGCCTCACCGTACTTTGTATCTTCGCAGGGGTTTTTCTCGGCGTAAGGGCTGGAATCATTGCTATGTGCGCCGGCGTCCTGACTGCATCATTAATCGGTACAGGTATTTGCACAGGTATGATCACCATGAAGCCCGATATTATCAGCCATATATCGGCGCCTGCTGGATGGATTATACAGATCGCATGTTTTGTTGTGTATGTAATGCCGCTCATTCTTGCAATAAACAGCATACAACAAAAAATGGTCAGGTCTCTGAATGAATCGAAGGAAACAAACAAAAAGCTTCAGGCTGAAATATTGGTAAGGAAAAGGGCTGTAGAAGAATTACAGGAAAGCGAAAAAAAATACCGTAATATCTTCGAGAATGCAATAGAAGGTATTTTTCAGGCCACACCGGATGGTGAGGTGTTAAATGTAAACCCCTCCCTGGCACGGATGGCCGGTTTTACCTCTCCGCAGGATATGATTGAATGTATCAAAGACATCGGCCAATTTTATGTCAATCCTGAAGACAGAACCCGTTTGAGAAAACTTATCAGTGAGCAGGGATACGCTGAAGGTTTTGAGGTACAGTTGTACAGGCAAGACAGAAGTATCGTATTGGTCTCCATGAATGCTCGCGCTGTTTGTGACGGGGGAGGCCGTTGCATATATCTTGAAGGAACCATAGAAGATATAACAAAACGGAAGTCCGCCGAGATCGCCCTCCGTGAGTCAGAGGAAAAATACCGCACCGTGGTGGAAAATTCCCTTGTAGGGTCTTTTATTATTCAGGACAACCTCTTCAGATTTGTCAATCCCCTGTTCTGTAAGATATCCGGATACACCTATAAGGAAATCATCGATAAAATGAGCCCCCTGGATATTGTCCTTCCCGACGAACGGGAAAAAGTACGAAAGAACCTTGAAAAACGTATGAATGGCGATACATGTCAAAGCGAATATGAACTGAAGGCAGTAAGAAAGGACGGGAAGGTTATTACAATAAAAATTCTGGGAAATTTTATCATGTACAATGGAAAACCGGCTTCCTTTGGAACGCTGATTGACATCACAAAGGAGGTAGTACTCGAATCACAGCTCCGTCAGGCCCAGAAGATGGAGGCCATAGGCACACTGGCAGGCGGCATAGCCCACGATTTCAACAATATCATTACCGTTCTAATAGGATTCGGCACCCTTCTTCAAATGAAAATGGATGAAGCAGATCCCTTAAGGATATATGTGGAACAAATACTGTCGGCCTCCCGTAAGGCAGTAAGCCTGACGCAAAGTCTCCTGGCCTTCAGCAGACAGCAACCCATCGCTTTAAAACCATTAAACATCAATAATGCCGTCAGGGGAGCTGAGAAGCTTCTGAAACGTCTCATTACCGAGGATATTGCATTTACAACCGACCTGAGCGCGGAGGATATTGCAATTATGGCAGATCCAAGCCAGATTGATCAAATCCTTTTCAATCTCGTTTCCAATGCGAGAGATGCAATGCCAAAAGGAGGGAATTTAAGCATTACAACAAAAGCCTTTGAACTGGACAGAGAGTTCGTGTTGGGTCACGGGTTTGGCGAAATAGGACAATATGCACTCGTTGCAGTATCTGATACTGGTATAGGCATGGACGCAAAGACAAAAGAAAACATCTTCGATCCCTTTTTTACAACTAAAGCTATCGGAAAGGGTACAGGACTCGGTCTATCCACTGTCTACGGGATTGTAAAACAACACGGAGGCTATATCACCACCGACAGTTGGCCCAATCAGGGGACTACCTTCAACATCTATCTTCCTGTAGTCAAAAGCACTGCCGATAATATACGGCCTTCGGTTGAACTTATAAAAGGGGGGAAAGAGATAATTCTTGTTGCAGAGGACGATGAAGACGTGAGGCTTTTTGTCAAAGACATTCTCGGTGAGCACGGCTATACAGTCATCGAGGCAGTAAACGGAAAGGAAGCAATTGAAAGATTCAGAGAGCACAAAGGTATATCGCTCCTGGTTCTCGATTCTATTATGCCGCACAAGAACGGTATAGATGTTTATAATGCAACAAAGATGTTCGTGCCTGGCATTAAAGCGCTATTTATGAGCGGATATACATTCGACATGGTCTACGACAAAGGCGTTGATGAAAACGAATACGATTTTATCACAAAGCCTTTGTTACCCGATAAATTCCTGAATAAAGTACGGGAAATTCTTGACAGACAGAGTTAA
- a CDS encoding amidohydrolase family protein translates to MKIIDVHLHVGHRFEWTERAKEVWMDIGPYVPEIFDKNGRQLPQEYGDVIKGEGVIGGILIPEYSPLTAGVMPIERAQEIHAYHPELIPIANLNPNYHTDLMHEFENQLKHGAKGLKIHSIHGSFYANDSKLYPVYEKCQREGLPVMFHAGTTLFKGAKMRHADPYTFDDVISDFPDMKVILCHGGRGFWYQIAEFMIKSYKNVYIDVSGLPPKNLLEYFPSMKRFSHKYLFGSDFPGVPGIKKNYEVIRKLIQDDNAMELIGFQNAYELLGFWK, encoded by the coding sequence ATGAAGATAATTGACGTGCACCTCCACGTAGGACACAGATTTGAATGGACGGAACGGGCAAAAGAGGTATGGATGGACATTGGCCCATACGTGCCGGAAATATTTGATAAAAACGGGCGGCAACTGCCGCAGGAGTATGGTGACGTTATTAAAGGCGAAGGGGTTATAGGGGGCATTCTGATCCCCGAATATTCGCCTCTCACCGCAGGGGTAATGCCCATCGAGCGCGCCCAGGAGATCCATGCATATCACCCGGAGTTAATTCCTATTGCAAATCTGAACCCGAATTATCACACTGATCTTATGCATGAATTCGAGAATCAGCTTAAACACGGGGCAAAAGGATTAAAAATCCACTCTATCCACGGCTCTTTTTATGCAAATGACAGTAAACTCTACCCTGTGTATGAAAAATGCCAGAGAGAAGGCTTGCCTGTTATGTTCCATGCAGGCACAACCCTTTTTAAGGGCGCAAAGATGAGACATGCCGACCCCTACACCTTCGATGATGTCATAAGTGATTTCCCGGATATGAAGGTAATCCTTTGCCATGGCGGCAGGGGATTCTGGTATCAGATTGCGGAGTTTATGATAAAAAGTTATAAAAATGTCTATATCGATGTATCGGGGCTTCCGCCAAAGAATCTTTTAGAATACTTCCCTTCCATGAAAAGATTTAGCCATAAATACCTTTTCGGTTCTGATTTCCCCGGTGTTCCCGGAATAAAAAAGAACTATGAAGTTATTAGGAAACTCATACAGGATGACAATGCTATGGAGTTGATCGGCTTTCAAAACGCTTATGAACTCTTAGGTTTCTGGAAGTAA
- a CDS encoding ATP-binding cassette domain-containing protein, with translation MIQLSRIHKKFNAHTVNEVYALRDVSLEISEGEFVTVIGTNGSGKSTLLNMVAGTTFPDSGTIMLAGKDITKKKEFERAHTISRVFQNPFMGTAPDMTIAENLLLAFLRGKRHYPKMGLNTERLESFRKQVAELEMQLEERLDTIIGTLSGGQRQAVSLLMAVIREPKVLLLDEHTAALDPKSASQIIRLTRKFIERGNLTTLMVTHSMRQALELGTRTIMMHQGRIIDDIDEKEKTRLTTDDLLDKFTELRKSEMLTDDIIEQLRREYL, from the coding sequence ATGATACAACTGAGCCGGATCCATAAAAAATTCAACGCGCATACGGTAAATGAAGTTTATGCGTTGAGGGATGTGAGCCTTGAAATCAGTGAAGGCGAGTTTGTCACCGTTATCGGCACCAACGGATCAGGGAAATCTACGCTCCTCAATATGGTGGCAGGCACAACGTTCCCCGATTCAGGAACTATTATGCTTGCAGGAAAAGATATTACAAAAAAGAAAGAGTTTGAGAGGGCGCACACTATCTCACGGGTCTTCCAGAATCCTTTCATGGGAACTGCCCCGGATATGACCATAGCTGAAAACCTCCTTCTCGCATTTCTCAGGGGCAAGCGGCATTATCCAAAAATGGGACTCAACACAGAACGCTTGGAATCCTTCAGAAAACAAGTGGCAGAGCTTGAGATGCAGCTTGAAGAAAGACTTGATACAATCATCGGAACGCTTTCCGGTGGACAGCGTCAGGCAGTGAGTCTGCTTATGGCTGTGATCCGGGAACCGAAGGTACTTCTTCTTGATGAACATACGGCAGCCCTTGATCCGAAATCAGCGTCTCAAATAATAAGATTGACAAGAAAATTTATTGAGCGGGGAAATCTTACAACCCTTATGGTAACGCACAGCATGCGGCAGGCTCTCGAACTGGGAACCCGTACGATCATGATGCATCAGGGCAGGATCATCGATGATATCGACGAAAAGGAAAAGACACGACTTACAACGGATGACCTTCTCGATAAGTTTACAGAGCTGAGAAAATCGGAAATGCTGACCGATGATATTATTGAACAGTTGAGAAGGGAATATCTATAA
- a CDS encoding PAS domain S-box protein, with translation MKDKDKTKTQLINELAVMHQRITELEKSETELKQEKEIPWKSEEKYRALIEHASDAIIVADSKGNFLEVNKKAEDLLGYSRKELVGMNPRHIHPKEELKKVIHDFSRMAAGEIHFCYDTKVLRKDGRLVPVDITGTPVEYNGRTLVQGIFRDITEHKQIEEELKKATEKYRDIFENAMDGIFHTTPEGQSIIVNPATAKLLGYASPEDLIRSVKDMGTQIYAYPEDRDKALRLMEDHGFIENFEAQFRRKDGSIVWGLLNAHPICDQKGNILYIQGTVQDINKRKLAEEALRGEEARYRDLADSLPQTVVECDDKGHITFANFNSFKIFGYTKEDFKKGLNIFQMIVPEDHDRARKNILRVSLGKQQVGNDYTAVKKDGSTFPVLIYTSAIIREKKPVDLRIILIDITERKRAEEALRESEEKYRSIFENAIEGMYQASPGGRYISVNPALARMHGFESPQEMITTVTDIGSQIFISPEARKQYREILEKKGTVVNFEFELYRKDRSKIWVSTNARVVRNKDGETLYYEGKVEDITERKRVEEALKRSESRLSSIIEFLPDATFVINLEGKIISWNRAIEEMTGFSVEMMLGKGDYEYAIPFYGERRPILVNFLFLWDDDIAKKYSFIRKDGDTLYTETDVPYVRGQNRTLWAKASPLYDAKGNVIGAIESIRDITERKRLETELMHAQKMEAIGTLSGGIAHDFNNILMGIQGYASLMMLDISTEHPHYERLKRIEEQVKNASDLTGQLLGFARGGKYVVKPVNMNELIEKTSNMFGRTKKEIAIHRKYERDIWAVEADMGQIEQVLLNLYLNAWQAMPAGGDLSIETKNIVVGENYTIPYSTTFGRYVRISISDTGVGMNEKTKERIFEPFFTTKELGRGTGLGLAMVYGIIKNHNGFIDVISEPDKGTTFALYFPASEKDIAKETSGVPEIMRGTETILVVDDEPDVLAVSKNILESLGYNVYGVKNGEEAIILYKEKKDVIDLIVLDMIMPGLSGSETFDRIRELNSSARIILCSGYSLNDQAQQIMDKGCHGFIQKPFNIANISMNIRKVLEK, from the coding sequence ATGAAAGATAAGGATAAAACAAAAACACAACTCATTAATGAACTTGCAGTGATGCACCAGAGAATTACCGAACTGGAAAAATCGGAAACTGAGCTCAAGCAAGAAAAAGAGATACCGTGGAAGAGTGAAGAAAAATACCGTGCTTTAATAGAACATGCAAGTGACGCAATAATTGTTGCTGACTCTAAGGGAAACTTCCTGGAGGTGAACAAAAAGGCAGAAGACCTTCTGGGTTATTCGAGGAAAGAATTAGTGGGTATGAATCCAAGACATATTCACCCAAAGGAAGAGCTTAAAAAAGTAATACATGATTTCTCAAGGATGGCGGCAGGAGAAATCCATTTCTGTTACGACACAAAAGTATTAAGAAAAGATGGCAGGCTGGTACCTGTTGATATAACAGGAACTCCCGTTGAGTATAATGGAAGAACTTTAGTCCAGGGGATTTTCAGGGATATCACAGAGCACAAGCAGATTGAAGAGGAACTCAAGAAAGCTACAGAGAAATACCGTGATATATTTGAAAATGCCATGGATGGCATATTTCATACGACCCCTGAAGGACAATCTATCATTGTAAACCCCGCTACCGCTAAATTATTGGGGTATGCGTCGCCAGAGGATTTGATCAGGTCTGTCAAGGACATGGGTACCCAAATTTATGCATATCCTGAGGATCGTGATAAAGCACTCAGATTGATGGAAGATCATGGCTTCATCGAGAATTTTGAAGCTCAGTTCCGCCGTAAGGATGGAAGTATTGTCTGGGGATTATTAAATGCCCACCCCATCTGTGATCAAAAAGGCAATATTCTTTACATTCAAGGTACGGTTCAGGATATAAACAAACGCAAGTTAGCCGAAGAGGCACTACGGGGGGAAGAAGCACGATACCGGGACCTGGCTGATTCGTTGCCGCAGACCGTTGTAGAATGCGATGACAAGGGGCACATTACATTCGCAAATTTTAACAGCTTCAAGATCTTTGGCTATACAAAAGAAGACTTTAAGAAGGGTTTGAATATCTTCCAGATGATTGTCCCCGAGGATCACGATAGGGCGAGAAAAAATATCCTACGAGTATCCCTTGGAAAACAACAAGTCGGTAACGATTATACCGCTGTAAAGAAAGATGGTAGTACATTCCCTGTTCTTATTTATACAAGCGCTATTATTCGTGAAAAGAAGCCTGTTGATTTGAGGATTATTTTGATAGATATCACCGAGCGCAAGCGAGCGGAGGAGGCGCTGCGGGAGAGTGAAGAAAAATACCGCTCCATCTTCGAAAATGCCATTGAGGGTATGTACCAGGCCTCACCTGGAGGACGATACATAAGTGTCAATCCTGCCCTTGCCAGAATGCACGGTTTTGAATCGCCCCAGGAGATGATAACAACCGTTACAGATATTGGAAGCCAGATATTCATAAGCCCCGAAGCTCGGAAACAATACAGGGAAATACTTGAAAAAAAAGGCACTGTCGTTAACTTCGAATTTGAACTCTATCGTAAGGATAGAAGCAAAATATGGGTTTCCACAAACGCTCGTGTTGTTCGTAACAAGGACGGTGAGACGCTCTATTATGAAGGCAAGGTTGAAGACATCACTGAGCGCAAACGGGTGGAGGAGGCGCTGAAACGATCGGAGAGCCGCCTTTCCAGCATTATCGAATTTCTTCCTGACGCCACCTTTGTGATAAATCTTGAAGGGAAAATTATTTCATGGAACAGGGCTATCGAAGAGATGACCGGTTTTTCTGTGGAAATGATGCTCGGCAAGGGCGACTATGAATACGCCATACCTTTTTATGGAGAGAGACGCCCCATCCTCGTGAACTTCCTATTTTTGTGGGATGATGATATTGCAAAGAAATATTCATTCATAAGAAAGGACGGCGATACGCTCTATACCGAAACAGATGTACCCTACGTACGCGGTCAGAACAGGACGCTATGGGCCAAGGCGAGCCCTCTTTATGACGCCAAGGGGAATGTCATCGGGGCGATTGAATCCATCCGTGATATTACTGAGCGGAAAAGGCTGGAAACAGAACTCATGCACGCCCAGAAGATGGAAGCAATCGGCACCCTTTCAGGAGGTATTGCCCATGACTTTAACAACATTCTTATGGGCATTCAGGGTTATGCATCGCTCATGATGCTGGACATCAGTACAGAGCATCCTCACTACGAGCGGCTAAAACGTATCGAAGAGCAGGTAAAAAACGCATCAGACCTTACCGGGCAACTGCTTGGTTTTGCAAGGGGCGGGAAATATGTGGTCAAACCGGTCAATATGAATGAACTGATTGAAAAGACCTCCAACATGTTCGGCAGAACCAAAAAGGAGATTGCCATTCATCGAAAATACGAAAGGGACATATGGGCTGTAGAGGCAGACATGGGCCAGATCGAACAGGTACTGCTCAACCTTTACCTCAATGCCTGGCAGGCTATGCCTGCAGGAGGAGACCTTTCCATTGAGACTAAGAATATTGTCGTTGGCGAGAATTATACAATACCTTATTCGACGACGTTCGGAAGGTATGTACGGATATCCATAAGCGACACCGGTGTAGGCATGAATGAGAAAACGAAAGAAAGAATTTTCGAACCCTTCTTTACCACAAAAGAGCTTGGCAGGGGTACCGGATTGGGTCTTGCAATGGTTTATGGCATTATAAAAAACCATAACGGTTTCATCGACGTAATTAGTGAGCCTGACAAGGGAACTACATTTGCACTCTACTTCCCCGCATCAGAGAAGGATATAGCGAAAGAGACATCCGGAGTTCCGGAAATTATGAGAGGCACAGAGACAATCCTTGTAGTCGATGATGAGCCCGATGTCCTTGCGGTGAGCAAAAATATTCTTGAGTCCCTCGGGTACAACGTATACGGAGTTAAGAACGGAGAGGAAGCAATTATACTCTATAAAGAAAAGAAAGACGTAATCGACCTTATTGTTCTCGATATGATCATGCCGGGACTCTCGGGAAGTGAAACCTTTGACCGTATCAGGGAATTGAACTCTTCAGCGAGGATAATCCTCTGCAGCGGCTACAGCTTAAACGATCAGGCACAGCAGATTATGGATAAAGGATGCCACGGGTTTATCCAAAAACCCTTCAATATAGCCAATATTTCCATGAATATCCGGAAGGTATTGGAAAAGTAG
- a CDS encoding acetate--CoA ligase family protein yields MEKIFYPQSIVIIGLSAKANNIPKLILENLLRWGYRGRIFGVNPKNDELNVSGIKMYKEVEDLPEVPDFAVCLIPARFVPESVEKCGKLGITRMAILSGGFSEFGEEGERLSVLLLMAARKYNIRFMGPNCIAVANTGNGLCLPFVPIYPPTRGGMSVITQSGGVGLMLFNLLADENVGMAKFISIGNKLDLDEADFLEYLDQDPETDIICMYLESIGNGNRLIQVARKVRKPIVVYKSNTTSAGERAALSHTSALSNDEDVIDAAFEEAGIIRIHNYGDLVAVAKAFVLPPMRGNRIMVMSPAGGFAVIGADLCEKAGFAFADPGEEFYKSLNNFANAGVIKFSNPLDMGDIYDPHMVAHVTYEVMHNDNVDGAIYIGQKPKMPAGDNVFTGLFLTDLSKETYGSILSAGKPLGVCLYGLSGYLHTIKEHSNYPIFNNPEEMVRALSFQKNWHARKYTGQEALPKNSYFNKDDFRKWINAHGEVTGEDSLELLRMSGVPVVASGIAGNEKDAVKLAKKTGYPVVMKVISPDALHKTDAGGVFIGVRDEDGVRRCFSQIRRNLGGYKKDARFEGVRIQTMADEGYDMFIGGKSDKSFGPVVVFGFGGIYVEAFKDISTCLCPADAFFVRKKIESLKSYAILKGVRGMGPADIDGYVDSIVRVSWILAEFPEIKEMDINPLRLFKNGSGVCALDARMVIDKGCGNPENSGRERC; encoded by the coding sequence ATGGAAAAGATCTTCTACCCGCAATCAATAGTCATTATCGGACTATCGGCCAAGGCCAATAATATCCCCAAGCTGATTCTGGAAAATCTCCTGCGATGGGGGTACAGGGGACGCATTTTTGGAGTGAATCCGAAGAACGACGAGTTGAACGTCAGCGGGATAAAGATGTATAAGGAGGTTGAAGACCTGCCGGAAGTTCCTGATTTTGCGGTATGCCTTATACCTGCCCGCTTTGTCCCTGAATCGGTTGAAAAATGCGGAAAACTCGGAATCACGCGAATGGCCATTCTGTCCGGAGGGTTTTCTGAATTCGGAGAAGAAGGAGAGAGACTGTCTGTTCTTCTTTTAATGGCTGCAAGGAAATACAATATCCGATTCATGGGCCCGAACTGTATTGCCGTGGCCAATACGGGCAATGGCCTCTGCCTTCCTTTCGTTCCAATTTACCCGCCCACAAGGGGAGGAATGTCCGTTATAACCCAGAGCGGCGGCGTCGGTCTAATGCTCTTCAACCTGCTCGCCGACGAAAATGTAGGGATGGCAAAGTTTATCAGCATTGGAAACAAGCTTGACCTTGATGAAGCCGATTTTCTTGAGTATCTGGACCAGGACCCTGAAACGGATATTATTTGTATGTACCTTGAAAGTATCGGCAACGGCAACCGCCTTATCCAGGTCGCCAGGAAGGTCAGAAAACCTATAGTAGTGTATAAATCGAACACCACATCAGCCGGAGAAAGGGCTGCGTTAAGCCATACCAGCGCGCTCAGTAATGATGAGGATGTTATAGATGCGGCTTTTGAGGAAGCGGGAATCATTCGAATCCACAATTACGGGGATCTTGTGGCTGTTGCCAAAGCTTTTGTGCTTCCTCCCATGCGCGGGAACCGGATTATGGTCATGAGTCCGGCAGGCGGGTTTGCTGTTATTGGTGCGGATTTGTGTGAAAAAGCAGGCTTTGCGTTTGCCGATCCCGGTGAAGAATTCTATAAGAGTTTGAACAATTTTGCCAATGCAGGAGTGATAAAGTTCTCCAATCCTCTCGATATGGGAGATATTTACGATCCGCATATGGTAGCCCACGTAACTTACGAGGTAATGCACAATGATAATGTTGACGGTGCAATTTATATCGGTCAAAAGCCAAAGATGCCTGCGGGGGATAACGTTTTTACCGGTCTGTTCTTAACGGACCTGTCAAAGGAGACCTACGGCTCTATTCTTTCAGCAGGGAAACCTCTGGGTGTTTGCCTCTATGGACTTTCCGGGTACCTGCACACAATAAAGGAACATTCGAATTATCCGATATTCAATAATCCGGAGGAGATGGTACGGGCACTCTCCTTTCAGAAAAACTGGCATGCAAGAAAGTATACCGGTCAAGAGGCGCTTCCAAAGAACTCATATTTTAATAAAGACGATTTTCGAAAATGGATCAATGCTCATGGAGAGGTGACCGGTGAAGATTCTCTTGAGTTGCTTCGCATGTCCGGCGTCCCGGTAGTAGCCTCTGGTATTGCAGGGAATGAGAAAGATGCAGTCAAACTGGCAAAAAAGACGGGATATCCGGTAGTGATGAAGGTTATATCACCTGATGCTCTTCACAAAACCGATGCCGGCGGGGTTTTTATAGGGGTCAGAGATGAGGATGGGGTCAGGAGATGTTTTTCACAGATACGCCGGAATCTTGGGGGATACAAGAAGGACGCCCGTTTTGAAGGGGTACGGATACAGACAATGGCTGACGAGGGTTACGATATGTTCATCGGAGGTAAATCCGATAAATCCTTTGGTCCTGTAGTTGTTTTCGGTTTCGGGGGCATATACGTGGAGGCTTTTAAAGATATCAGTACCTGCCTGTGTCCTGCCGATGCATTCTTTGTAAGGAAGAAAATCGAATCACTTAAATCTTATGCTATCCTGAAGGGAGTCAGGGGCATGGGGCCTGCAGATATTGACGGATACGTCGATTCCATTGTAAGAGTATCGTGGATACTTGCGGAATTCCCGGAAATAAAGGAAATGGACATCAATCCATTACGACTCTTTAAAAACGGATCAGGCGTCTGTGCCCTCGATGCGCGTATGGTTATTGATAAAGGATGTGGTAATCCTGAGAACTCCGGGCGAGAAAGATGCTGA